A genomic stretch from Malus domestica chromosome 15, GDT2T_hap1 includes:
- the LOC103450431 gene encoding cytokinin dehydrogenase 5-like isoform X2, translated as MATTKLVLITFAICRLILTVGLTVDPTELLRLVVDGQLSVDPSDVDTASKDFGLMSRAAPLAVLHPASAQDVAGLVRAAYSSPHGFTVSARGHGHSINGQAQTNNGVVIQMSGGSLRSGRPAQAARVSEKGMYVDTWGGELWIDVLRSTLEYGLAPKSWTDYLYLTVGGTLSNAGISGQAFNYGPQISNVHELDVVTGKGQLLTCSEEQNSELFQAVLGGLGQFGIITRARIALEPSPKRVRWIRVLYSNFSAFTKDQEFLISLHGQPSSQKFDYVEGFVIVDEGLINNWRSSFFSASNPVKITSIDSEGGVLYCLEITKNYDESTADTIDKEIEDLLEKLDFVPTSVFTTDLPYVDFLDRVHKAELKLRAKGLWDVPHPWLNLFVPKSRISDFNEGVFKGILGNKTSGPILIYPMNKDKWDQSSSVVTPDEDIFYLVALLRTALDTGDETHTLEHLTNQNRQILRFCVDAGIEVKQYLPHYTTQEEWMDHFGDKWARFYKRKMEFDPRRILATGQRIFSPSSVSSSLGVGGDKLSIS; from the exons ATGGCAACTACCAAGCTTGTTTTAATTACATTCGCAATCTGTCGACTTATTCTCACGGTTGGTTTAACCGTGGATCCAACGGAGCTTCTCCGCCTCGTCGTCGACGGACAGCTCAGTGTAGACCCATCTGACGTGGATACCGCTTCGAAAGATTTCGGCCTGATGAGCAGAGCGGCGCCCTTGGCCGTTTTACACCCTGCCTCCGCCCAAGACGTGGCGGGACTGGTGCGGGCAGCCTACTCTTCGCCGCACGGGTTCACGGTCTCGGCCAGAGGCCACGGGCACTCCATCAACGGGCAGGCGCAGACCAACAACGGTGTCGTGATTCAGATGAGCGGGGGATCGTTGAGATCGGGGAGGCCGGCTCAGGCGGCTCGAGTATCGGAGAAGGGGATGTATGTTGATACGTGGGGTGGGGAGTTGTGGATAGATGTGCTCAGGAGCACGCTGGAGTATGGACTCGCACCGAAGTCGTGGACTGATTATTTGTACTTAACAGTCGGAGGAACCCTTTCCAACGCCGGAATCAGCGGCCAAGCTTTCAATTATGGACCTCAGATTAGTAATGTTCATGAGCTCGACGTTGTTACAG GCAAAGGCCAGCTATTGACATGTTCCGAAGAGCAAAACTCAGAGCTGTTCCAGGCTGTTCTTGGTGGGCTAGGCCAGTTTGGAATCATCACTAGGGCTAGAATTGCTCTCGAACCATCCCCCAAAAGG GTGAGGTGGATCCGAGTACTGTATTCCAATTTTTCGGCTTTTACCAAAGACCAGGAATTCCTCATCTCTCTGCATGGGCAACCTTCCAGCCAGAAATTCGACTATGTCGAGGGTTTCGTTATTGTCGACGAAGGCCTCATCAACAATTGGAGGTCATCTTTCTTCTCCGCTAGCAACCCTGTTAAAATCACCTCCATTGATTCTGAAGGTGGTGTTTTATATTGCTTGGAGATTACGAAAAATTACGACGAATCGACTGCCGATACAATTGACAAG GAAATAGAGGATTTGTTGGAAAAACTGGATTTTGTACCGACGTCAGTCTTCACAACTGATCTTCCATACGTGGATTTTCTGGACCGCGTTCACAAGGCCGAGTTGAAGCTCCGAGCCAAGGGTTTGTGGGACGTCCCCCATCCATGGCTTAACCTTTTTGTCCCCAAATCAAGGATTTCTGACTTCAACGAAGGAGTGTTCAAGGGCATTTTGGGAAATAAGACAAGCGGACCCATTCTGATTTACCCCATGAACAAAGACAA GTGGGACCAGAGTAGCTCGGTGGTGACGCCCGACGAGGACATTTTTTACCTTGTGGCGCTGCTAAGAACTGCCTTGGATACCGGGGACGAGACCCACACCTTGGAGCACCTGACCAATCAGAACCGTCAGATCCTCAGATTCTGTGTTGATGCGGGGATCGAGGTGAAACAGTACCTCCCGCACTATACTACGCAGGAGGAGTGGATGGAccactttggagataagtgggcCCGGTTTTACAAGAGGAAGATGGAGTTCGACCCTCGGCGCATTTTAGCCACCGGCCAACGTATTTTCAGCCCTTCATCGGTTTCTTCTAGTCTTGGTGTTGGTGGTGATAAATTGTCGATTTCTTAG
- the LOC103450431 gene encoding cytokinin dehydrogenase 5-like isoform X1 — MATTKLVLITFAICRLILTVGLTVDPTELLRLVVDGQLSVDPSDVDTASKDFGLMSRAAPLAVLHPASAQDVAGLVRAAYSSPHGFTVSARGHGHSINGQAQTNNGVVIQMSGGSLRSGRPAQAARVSEKGMYVDTWGGELWIDVLRSTLEYGLAPKSWTDYLYLTVGGTLSNAGISGQAFNYGPQISNVHELDVVTGKGQLLTCSEEQNSELFQAVLGGLGQFGIITRARIALEPSPKRVYLSLSYQVRWIRVLYSNFSAFTKDQEFLISLHGQPSSQKFDYVEGFVIVDEGLINNWRSSFFSASNPVKITSIDSEGGVLYCLEITKNYDESTADTIDKEIEDLLEKLDFVPTSVFTTDLPYVDFLDRVHKAELKLRAKGLWDVPHPWLNLFVPKSRISDFNEGVFKGILGNKTSGPILIYPMNKDKWDQSSSVVTPDEDIFYLVALLRTALDTGDETHTLEHLTNQNRQILRFCVDAGIEVKQYLPHYTTQEEWMDHFGDKWARFYKRKMEFDPRRILATGQRIFSPSSVSSSLGVGGDKLSIS; from the exons ATGGCAACTACCAAGCTTGTTTTAATTACATTCGCAATCTGTCGACTTATTCTCACGGTTGGTTTAACCGTGGATCCAACGGAGCTTCTCCGCCTCGTCGTCGACGGACAGCTCAGTGTAGACCCATCTGACGTGGATACCGCTTCGAAAGATTTCGGCCTGATGAGCAGAGCGGCGCCCTTGGCCGTTTTACACCCTGCCTCCGCCCAAGACGTGGCGGGACTGGTGCGGGCAGCCTACTCTTCGCCGCACGGGTTCACGGTCTCGGCCAGAGGCCACGGGCACTCCATCAACGGGCAGGCGCAGACCAACAACGGTGTCGTGATTCAGATGAGCGGGGGATCGTTGAGATCGGGGAGGCCGGCTCAGGCGGCTCGAGTATCGGAGAAGGGGATGTATGTTGATACGTGGGGTGGGGAGTTGTGGATAGATGTGCTCAGGAGCACGCTGGAGTATGGACTCGCACCGAAGTCGTGGACTGATTATTTGTACTTAACAGTCGGAGGAACCCTTTCCAACGCCGGAATCAGCGGCCAAGCTTTCAATTATGGACCTCAGATTAGTAATGTTCATGAGCTCGACGTTGTTACAG GCAAAGGCCAGCTATTGACATGTTCCGAAGAGCAAAACTCAGAGCTGTTCCAGGCTGTTCTTGGTGGGCTAGGCCAGTTTGGAATCATCACTAGGGCTAGAATTGCTCTCGAACCATCCCCCAAAAGGGTATACCTCTCTCTTTCATATCAA GTGAGGTGGATCCGAGTACTGTATTCCAATTTTTCGGCTTTTACCAAAGACCAGGAATTCCTCATCTCTCTGCATGGGCAACCTTCCAGCCAGAAATTCGACTATGTCGAGGGTTTCGTTATTGTCGACGAAGGCCTCATCAACAATTGGAGGTCATCTTTCTTCTCCGCTAGCAACCCTGTTAAAATCACCTCCATTGATTCTGAAGGTGGTGTTTTATATTGCTTGGAGATTACGAAAAATTACGACGAATCGACTGCCGATACAATTGACAAG GAAATAGAGGATTTGTTGGAAAAACTGGATTTTGTACCGACGTCAGTCTTCACAACTGATCTTCCATACGTGGATTTTCTGGACCGCGTTCACAAGGCCGAGTTGAAGCTCCGAGCCAAGGGTTTGTGGGACGTCCCCCATCCATGGCTTAACCTTTTTGTCCCCAAATCAAGGATTTCTGACTTCAACGAAGGAGTGTTCAAGGGCATTTTGGGAAATAAGACAAGCGGACCCATTCTGATTTACCCCATGAACAAAGACAA GTGGGACCAGAGTAGCTCGGTGGTGACGCCCGACGAGGACATTTTTTACCTTGTGGCGCTGCTAAGAACTGCCTTGGATACCGGGGACGAGACCCACACCTTGGAGCACCTGACCAATCAGAACCGTCAGATCCTCAGATTCTGTGTTGATGCGGGGATCGAGGTGAAACAGTACCTCCCGCACTATACTACGCAGGAGGAGTGGATGGAccactttggagataagtgggcCCGGTTTTACAAGAGGAAGATGGAGTTCGACCCTCGGCGCATTTTAGCCACCGGCCAACGTATTTTCAGCCCTTCATCGGTTTCTTCTAGTCTTGGTGTTGGTGGTGATAAATTGTCGATTTCTTAG